From Budorcas taxicolor isolate Tak-1 chromosome 19, Takin1.1, whole genome shotgun sequence, the proteins below share one genomic window:
- the TMEM107 gene encoding transmembrane protein 107, with protein sequence MGRISGLVPSRFLTLLAHLVVVITLFWSRDSNIQACLPLRFTPEEYEKQDIQLVAALSVTLALFAVELAGFFLGVSMFNSTQSLISIGAHCSASVALSFFIFERWECTTYWYIFVFCSALPAVTEITLFISVFGLKKKPF encoded by the exons ATGGGCCGGATCTCAGGGCTCGTGCCCTCTCGCTTTCTGACGCTCCTGGCGCATCTGGTGGTCGTCATCACCTTATTCTGGTCCAGG GACAGCAACATCCAGGCCTGCCTGCCTCTCAGATTCACCCCTGAAGAGTATGAGAAGCAGGACATTCA GCTGGTGGCAGCGCTCTCTGTCACCCTAGCTCTCTTTGCAGTGGAGCTGGCTGGTTTCTTCTTAGGAGTTTCCATGTTCAACAGCACCCAGAGCCTCATCT CCATCGGGGCTCACTGTAGTGCATCTGTGGCCCTATCCTTCTTCATATTTGAGCGTTGGGAGTGCACCACGTATTGGTACATTTTTGTCTTTTGCAG TGCCCTCCCAGCTGTCACCGAAATAACATTATTCATCAGCGTCTTTGGCCTGAAAAAGAAACCTTTCTGA
- the AURKB gene encoding aurora kinase B — translation MAQKENAYPWPYGRQTAQPGLNTLPQRVLRKEAVTPSALVLMSRSNAQPTAAPGQKVVENSSGTLNIPKRSFTIEDFEIGRPLGKGKFGNVYLAREKKSHFIVALKVLFKSQIEKEGVEHQLRREIEIQAHLQHPNILRLYNYFYDRRRIYLILEYAPRGELYKELQKSRTFDEQRTATIMEELADALTYCHAKKVIHRDIKPENLLLGLRGELKIADFGWSVHAPSLRRKTMCGTLDYLPPEMIEGRTHNEKVDLWCIGVLCYELLVGNPPFESASHNETYRRIVKVDLQFPPSVPMGAQDLISKLLKHNPSERLPLAQVSAHPWVRAHSRRVLPPSAPQSVP, via the exons ATGGCCCAGAAGGAGAACGCCTACCCCTGGCCCTATGGCCGGCAGACG GCTCAGCCTGGCCTGAACACCCTGCCCCAGAGAGTTCTCCGGAAGGAGGCTGTCACCCCATCGGCGCTTGTCCTCATGAGTCGCTCCAATGCCCAGCCCACAG CTGCCCCTGGCCAGAAGGTGGTGGAGAACAGCAGTGGGACCCTCAACATCCCAAA GCGTTCCTTCACAATCGAGGACTTTGAGATTGGGCGTCCTCTGGGCAAAGGCAAGTTTGGAAATGTGTACTTGGCTCGGGAGAAGAAAAGCCATTTCATCGTGGCGCTCAAAGTCCTCTTCAAGTCTCAGATCGAGAAGGAGGGTGTGGAGCACCAGCTGCGTAGAGAGATCGAAATCCAAGCCCATCTCCA ACATCCCAACATCTTGCGTCTCTACAACTATTTCTATGACCGGCGAAGGATCTACTTGATTCTGGAGTATGCCCCCCGGGGGGAGCTCTACAAGGAGCTGCAGAAGAGCCGAACTTTTGATGAGCAGCGAACAGCCACG ATCATGGAGGAGCTGGCAGATGCTCTGACGTACTGCCATGCAAAGAAGGTGATTCACAGAGACATCAAGCCAGAGAATCTGCTCTTGGGGCTCCGGGGAGAGCTGAAGATTGCTGACTTCGGCTGGTCGGTGCATGCCCCCTCCCTGAG gaGGAAGACAATGTGCGGCACTCTGGACTACCTGCCCCCAGAGATGATTGAGGGGCGCACGCACAATGAGAAGGTGGACCTGTGGTGCATCGGCGTGCTCTGCTACGAGCTGCTGGTGGGAAACCCACCCTTTGAGAGTGCTTCCCACAATGAGACGTACCGGCGCATTGTCAAG GTGGACCTACAGTTCCCTCCTTCTGTGCCCATGGGAGCCCAGGACCTCATCTCCAAGCTGCTCAAGCATAACCCCTCAGAACGCCTGCCGCTGGCCCAGGTCTCTGCCCACCCTTGGGTCCGAGCCCACTCTCGCAGGGTGctgcctccctctgcccctcagTCTGTCCCCTGA
- the BORCS6 gene encoding BLOC-1-related complex subunit 6: protein MESPRGRPGPETDLLALGEQQAAIFGDGPGQTPSERPSGLRLSEEEEAENVGGASCHPKASPKTSSCSFVHPPEWEAPEDKPGRGGTLSGKGSRLGAPDPEFDPHGSSRRKDPEPPEDKPESERVCRRGSPVGGGMDVEQKEDDDEVAAAGRGGRSFSSRLQDSRSLDGLSGACGGPASSGGAESGAGGGRRATISSPLELEGTVSRHGDLTHFVANNLQLKIRLSGAPQPPPPVPMRPCLAPTPTPAIPPIDPDVLRDLERLSRELGGRVDRLLRGLGGAVQELTALSVGCIQTYRDAVDSLGEAVDMSIKGMYTLLARCEELERALQPVQGLARQVRDIRRTLEVLEALCK, encoded by the coding sequence ATGGAGTCGCCCCGGGGGCGGCCTGGGCCCGAGACGGACCTGCTAGCTCTGGGGGAACAGCAAGCTGCGATCTTCGGCGACGGCCCGGGCCAAACGCCCTCTGAGCGGCCCTCAGGCCTCCGACTATCCgaggaggaagaggcagagaaCGTTGGGGGCGCGAGCTGCCACCCCAAGGCGTCCCCGAAGACTTCGAGCTGCAGCTTTGTCCACCCCCCGGAATGGGAAGCTCCGGAGGACAAGCCGGGCCGTGGAGGGACGCTTTCTGGGAAAGGGAGCCGCCTGGGGGCGCCGGATCCCGAATTCGACCCGCACGGGTCCTCCCGGCGCAAGGACCCTGAGCCGCCGGAGGACAAGCCTGAATCCGAGAGGGTCTGCCGTCGAGGGAGCCCTGTAGGCGGCGGGATGGATGTTGAGCAGAAGGAAGACGACGACGAGGTGGCGGCAGCCGGCAGGGGTGGCCGTTCGTTTTCCAGCCGCCTTCAGGACAGCCGCAGCTTGGACGGGTTGAGCGGGGCGTGCGGTGGCCCCGCGTCTTCAGGGGGTGCAGAATCTGGCGCAGGCGGCGGGCGGCGCGCCACTATCTCAAGCCCCCTGGAGCTCGAAGGCACGGTGAGCCGCCATGGCGACCTCACCCACTTTGTCGCGAACAACCTGCAACTCAAGATCCGTCTGAGCGGCGCCCCTCAACCTCCGCCCCCTGTCCCTATGCGGCCCTGTTTAGCGCCCACACCCACTCCGGCCATCCCTCCCATCGACCCCGACGTGCTGCGGGACCTGGAGCGGCTGAGTCGGGAGCTGGGTGGCAGGGTGGACCGTCTGCTTCGCGGGCTGGGAGGTGCGGTGCAGGAGCTGACAGCTCTGAGCGTGGGCTGCATCCAAACCTACCGCGATGCAGTGGACTCTCTAGGCGAAGCTGTGGACATGAGCATCAAGGGCATGTACACCCTGCTGGCGCGCTGTGAAGAACTGGAGCGGGCTCTGCAACCGGTTCAGGGACTGGCGCGCCAAGTCCGGGATATCCGACGCACCTTGGAGGTGTTGGAGGCCCTGTGCAAGTGA